TGAGTGGATAATAATCGGAGGACTTATAGGAAGCATTATTGGAGCCATTGCTGCGATAAAAGTCCCGATGACTTCTATGCCGGGATTTGTTGCATTTTTCAATGGAACAGGCGGACTTGCCAGTATGTTAGTCGGTTGGTCTGATTTTCATGTTACATATAAAGGTTATGGGGCATATAGCCTGGAAAATATTGTATTAATACTTGCAACTTATCTGGCGATGTTAATCGGTGGAGTTACCTTCTCAGGAAGTATGGTTGCTTATGCAAAGTTAGAAGAAAAAATTCAAGGAAAACCAATTCTATTTAAGGGACAGCAGTTAGTAAACGCTATCGTATTAGGATTGTCTATCATAATTGGAGTTCTTTTCTTTGCCAGTCCTAATGGTCCTTTAATGTATCCAGCAGTTATTTTGTTAATGATATTATCAAATATTCTGGGTATTTTAGTTACTATCCCCATTGGCGGTGCGGATATGCCTGTTGTTATATGTTTGTTAAATAGTTATTCAGGTATGGCAGCATGTGCATCCGGTTTCGTATTAAATAATACAGTACTAATCGTGGCGGGGGCATTAGTCGGTGCAAGTGGTATTATTCTTACAGCAATTATGTGTAAAGCAATGAATCGTTCCCTTGCTAATGTCTTATTCAGTGGCTTTGGTTCATCTGAAGGGTCAGTTAGCACATCTGAGACTGGTGAAGTAAAAGCATTATCACCTGAAGATGCCTATTTCGTATTAGAGGCGGCTCGTTCTGTTGTATTTGTTCCTGGTTATGGTATGGCAGTTGCACAGGCTCAACATGTGGTAAAGGAACTTGCGGACTTATTAGAAAAAAATGGGGCAGAGGTAAAGTATGCCATTCACCCTGTTGCAGGTCGTATGCCAGGTCACATGAATGTCTTATTGGCAGAAGCCAATGTGCCTTATGACCAATTATTGGAGATGGACGATATTAATCCGATTATCGACACAGTAGATGTTTGTATTGTTGTTGGTGCGAATGATGTCGTAAATCCGTCAGCAAGAGAAAATCCTAAGAGTGCTATCTATGGAATGCCTATTATTAATGTAGATTACGCTAAAACCTGTTTTGTCTTGAAGCGTTCTCTCGCATCGGGTTTCTCTGGTGTTGAAAACCCGCTATTCTTTAAAGAAAATACACGAATGATTTTTGGAGATGCTAAACAGACATTAACAGCAATTATAAATCAGTTCAAGGAAGCACAAGAGTAATATAAACTATTCTTGGTATTTTTATAGCCCTTGTTGTAGCAAATATAACAAGGGCTAATTGCTTTTGGAAGGTAAATGTTTGTTGATAGTTATTGCGAAGATGTGAGACAAATGAGACAGGATAGAATGGATTGGATAGAGGGGCGAGGATAAAAAAATTAAGGAAGCAAGATATTATTATCTATCAAATGAGTGATAGTATACTTCTCCCATTAATAGTTTCATATAACCATTCTCATTTAAAAATTATTAAAATCCTCTTTGTTGATAAGTTATAAATAGGAAAACACAAATAAGATGATGTGTTCTTTTAAATCACATTTCTTTTTTTGAGAATTGTTTCCTAATAATGTTCAATGCACCACCCGATTTATACCATTCGATTTGTGTGGCGTTGTAAGAATGGTTTGCTAATAGGGTTTCTTTTGTTCCATCGGAGTGATGAATGACAACGGTTAGAGGTTTTTGTGGTGAAAAGTCGTCAAGACCTAATATATCAATCTTATCATCTTCTTGAATTTTATCGTAGTCTTTAGGGTCTGCAAAGGTAAGAGCAAGAATTCCCTGTTTTTTTAGGTTTGTTTCATGGATACGAGCGAAACTACGAACGAGGATAGCCTTTACACCTAAATATCTCGGTTCCATGGCAGCATGTTCGCGGGAAGAACCTTCTCCATAGTTTTCATCACCAACTACAATGGTTCCTATCCCTTTTTGTTTATAAAAGCGTTGAACCTGTGATACAGTTCCATATTCAGAAGTTAATAAGTTTTTTGTAGTATTTGATTTGTTGTTGAATGCGTTAATAGCACCCATGAAACAATTATTAGAGATATTATCAAGATGTCCTCGATATTTTAACCATGGTCCTGCAGGGGATATATGGTCTGTTGTGCATTTTCCTTTGATTTTTAGTAGAAGATATAAACCTATAAGGTCTCCATTGTTTGGAGGGAAGGGTTCTAATAATTGTAATCGTTGTGAATCAGCGCGCACATCTACATTTAGGTTTTGAGATTGTTCTGCAGGTGGAACATAGCCAGAATTACTACATACAAAACCGTTTCTGGGAAATTCGTCACCTGTAGGAGGGTCTAACATTACTTCGACCCCTTCTTCATTGATTAATTTATCGGTTAACGGATTAAATGTAATATCTCCGGATAAAACTAACGCTGTTACGATTTCTGGGGAAGATACAAAAGCATGAGTTTTAGGGTTACCATCATTCCTTTTTGCAAAATTTCTATTAAATGAAGTTACAATTGTATTCGGTTCATCATTAGGACTATAGCGATGTCTTGCCCATTGGCCAATGCAAGGACCACATGCATTAGCAAGAACAACCCCATTTATATTCTCAAAGTCTTTAAGTATACCATCTCTTTCAATTGTTTCATGTATTTGTTCAGACCCGGGAGTTATTATAAATTCTGCTTTTGCCTTTAATTTTTTGGATACTGCCTGTCGTGCAATAGATGCCGACCTGCTTAAATCCTCATAGGAAGAATTTGTGCATGAACCTATCAAACCTACCTCTACTTTGAGAGGCCAGTTGTTTGCGATAGCCTTTTCTTTGATTTGAGAGATAGGAGTGGCTAAATCAGGTGTGAATGGACCATTTAAGTATGGTTCCAGTGTGGATAGGTCTATTTCTATTACTAAATCGTAATATTTTTCGGGAGTTAAAACAACATCCGTATCAGGACATAGTTCTTTGCTTAATGCTTCGCATAATTGTGCAACTTTTTCCCTGCCTGTGTGAAATAAATAATCTTTCATCCGTTTATCAAAAGGGAAAATAGAACAGGTTGCCCCTACTTCGGCACCCATATTGCAGATGGTTGCTTTGCCCGTGCATGAAATTGTCTCTACGCCAGGTCCAAAGTATTCAATAATATATCCTGTTCCCCCTTTAACAGTAAGAATACCGGCTAATTTTAATATCACATCTTTTGGAGATGTCCAGCCTTTTAATTCTCCAGTGAGTTTAACACCAAGAATCTTTGGGAATTTCAATTCCCAGGGAAGACCTGCCATAACATCTACCGCATCGGCACCCCCTACACCTATGGCTATCATTCCTAATCCCCCTGCATTAGGAGTATGAGAATCGGTTCCTATCATCATTCCGCCGGGGAAGGCGTAGTTTTCTAAAATTACCTGATGAATAATCCCTGCTCCCGGTTTCCAGAAGCCTATCCCATATTTTTGGGAAACACTGTAAAGAAAGTTATAAACTTCTTCGTTCTCTTTTAGTGCTTTTTGTAAATCGGATGTTGCCCCTTTTTCTGCCTGGATTAGATGGTCACAATGGACTGTGGTAGGAACGGCGACTTTAGGTCTACCTGCTTGCATAAACTGCAATAATGCCATTTGGGCTGTAGCATCTTGCATGGCAACCCTATCCGGATTGAACTCAATATATTCATCTCCTCTCTTAATTTCACGAATATCGGCTTTGTTAGATACATGGCTATATAGGATTTTCTCTGTAAGAGTTAGAGGACGGTTTAACTTATCTCGAATTTCTTTTATATCATTTTGATAGTTATTTAAAACATTTTTTATTAATTCTAAATCAAACAACATAGGTGTATCTCCATAGCAAAAGGGGAAAATATTAATAGAGAGTAATGGATAAATTATAAAAGATAAGTTTATTCTTTTTCTAATATGTAAACAGCTTCTTCTGCTATGAGATTTTTTAAATAATGAACGGTACCCTTAGAATTTAGAGAAATTTCTTTAAGTATTTTTATATTCATTTCCTTGCAAAGGTTTTGAAAGTCTTTTAATGTGAAGAAATGTCTATTTGGACTTTCATACCAGGAATAAGGAAGATTCGGTGTTACAGGAGAAACGCCTTTAAACAAAATATTAAAACGCACTTTCCAGTGTCCAAAGTTAGGAAAACTGACTATACCTCTTTTACCGATACGGAGTATTTCTTTTAATACAAGGTCAGGTCGTTTTATGACCTGCAAAGTCATGCTCAAAATTACATAATCGAAACAATTATCCGGCAATTCCGAAAGTCCTTCATCAATATCAGCTTGAATAACCGGCAAACCACAAGAAACGGCACTAATAACATTTTCCTGATTGATTTCAATACCTAATCCATCGGTTTTCTTTTCACGGTCAAGGCGACATAAAAGAGTGCCTGCTCCACAACCAAGGTCTAATATACGGGCATTATATTCGATTAATTTTACTATCAAATCCAGGTCAATTCGTGAGCCTGAATAGATACTATTAGGTATAACTTTTTTAGGTTCTATCTTTTCCTGTCTATCATTGGCTAAACATTTGGGGCAAGGTCTATCGGGGAAATAAACATGTTTTAGAAATCCACTGATTAGTTCTGTCATATTTTTGTAGTCAATAAGAAACGAATCATGTCCATACGGAGATTGAATATTGCAGTAACTAACATTTTTCTTTTGACGAGCAAGTGCAAACACAATTTCTCTCGACTTTTCAGGAGGGTATAACCAATCTGAAGAAAATGATATTACTAAAGTTTTTCCTTGAACTCTACTTAAAGCATCATCTAAATTCTTATATCCCCGTGAAATGTCAAAGTAATCAATGGCTTTTGTTATATAAAGGTAGGAATTAGCATCAAAACGATTAACAAATTTTTCTCCCTGATAATCTAAATAACTTTCTATAGAAAATTCTTTATTAACATCATAACGGAATTGTTCCCCATTCTGTAATTTTCTCCCAAATTTATTTTTCATTGAATCATCGGAAAGATAAGTGATATGAGATAGCATGCGTGCAACAGCCAATCCGTTAGTAGGACCTGGCGATGGATAATATTTACTATTGGCAAATTTAGGGTCGGAAAGTATGGCATGTCTTCCAACAGCATGAAAAGCAATCTGTTGGGCTTCACTAACAGGGGGTGCAGAAATTACCACAATAGATTTTGTTTTGTCAGGATAGCGGACACTCCATTCTAAAGCCTGCATACCGCCCATAGAACCACCAATAACACAAAGC
The Candidatus Hydrogenedens sp. genome window above contains:
- a CDS encoding NAD(P)(+) transhydrogenase (Re/Si-specific) subunit beta → MVSAVTFILGLKMLSKPTTAIKGNIISGLGMCLAIAVTLVNPVIKSYEWIIIGGLIGSIIGAIAAIKVPMTSMPGFVAFFNGTGGLASMLVGWSDFHVTYKGYGAYSLENIVLILATYLAMLIGGVTFSGSMVAYAKLEEKIQGKPILFKGQQLVNAIVLGLSIIIGVLFFASPNGPLMYPAVILLMILSNILGILVTIPIGGADMPVVICLLNSYSGMAACASGFVLNNTVLIVAGALVGASGIILTAIMCKAMNRSLANVLFSGFGSSEGSVSTSETGEVKALSPEDAYFVLEAARSVVFVPGYGMAVAQAQHVVKELADLLEKNGAEVKYAIHPVAGRMPGHMNVLLAEANVPYDQLLEMDDINPIIDTVDVCIVVGANDVVNPSARENPKSAIYGMPIINVDYAKTCFVLKRSLASGFSGVENPLFFKENTRMIFGDAKQTLTAIINQFKEAQE
- a CDS encoding aconitate hydratase, which codes for MLFDLELIKNVLNNYQNDIKEIRDKLNRPLTLTEKILYSHVSNKADIREIKRGDEYIEFNPDRVAMQDATAQMALLQFMQAGRPKVAVPTTVHCDHLIQAEKGATSDLQKALKENEEVYNFLYSVSQKYGIGFWKPGAGIIHQVILENYAFPGGMMIGTDSHTPNAGGLGMIAIGVGGADAVDVMAGLPWELKFPKILGVKLTGELKGWTSPKDVILKLAGILTVKGGTGYIIEYFGPGVETISCTGKATICNMGAEVGATCSIFPFDKRMKDYLFHTGREKVAQLCEALSKELCPDTDVVLTPEKYYDLVIEIDLSTLEPYLNGPFTPDLATPISQIKEKAIANNWPLKVEVGLIGSCTNSSYEDLSRSASIARQAVSKKLKAKAEFIITPGSEQIHETIERDGILKDFENINGVVLANACGPCIGQWARHRYSPNDEPNTIVTSFNRNFAKRNDGNPKTHAFVSSPEIVTALVLSGDITFNPLTDKLINEEGVEVMLDPPTGDEFPRNGFVCSNSGYVPPAEQSQNLNVDVRADSQRLQLLEPFPPNNGDLIGLYLLLKIKGKCTTDHISPAGPWLKYRGHLDNISNNCFMGAINAFNNKSNTTKNLLTSEYGTVSQVQRFYKQKGIGTIVVGDENYGEGSSREHAAMEPRYLGVKAILVRSFARIHETNLKKQGILALTFADPKDYDKIQEDDKIDILGLDDFSPQKPLTVVIHHSDGTKETLLANHSYNATQIEWYKSGGALNIIRKQFSKKEM
- a CDS encoding homoserine O-acetyltransferase gives rise to the protein MEIANVGIVETKYYTFAHSPEFLTLESGARLSPVTIAYETYGVLSPKKDNAILVCHALSGDAHAAGYHSKEDNKPGWWDPMIGPGKALDTNQYFVVCSNTLGGCSGSTGPMSINPETGQPYGTDFPFVTIGDMVNAQYELMKHLDIPQWLCVIGGSMGGMQALEWSVRYPDKTKSIVVISAPPVSEAQQIAFHAVGRHAILSDPKFANSKYYPSPGPTNGLAVARMLSHITYLSDDSMKNKFGRKLQNGEQFRYDVNKEFSIESYLDYQGEKFVNRFDANSYLYITKAIDYFDISRGYKNLDDALSRVQGKTLVISFSSDWLYPPEKSREIVFALARQKKNVSYCNIQSPYGHDSFLIDYKNMTELISGFLKHVYFPDRPCPKCLANDRQEKIEPKKVIPNSIYSGSRIDLDLIVKLIEYNARILDLGCGAGTLLCRLDREKKTDGLGIEINQENVISAVSCGLPVIQADIDEGLSELPDNCFDYVILSMTLQVIKRPDLVLKEILRIGKRGIVSFPNFGHWKVRFNILFKGVSPVTPNLPYSWYESPNRHFFTLKDFQNLCKEMNIKILKEISLNSKGTVHYLKNLIAEEAVYILEKE